In the Microcebus murinus isolate Inina chromosome 14, M.murinus_Inina_mat1.0, whole genome shotgun sequence genome, one interval contains:
- the NKX6-2 gene encoding homeobox protein Nkx-6.2, with translation MDANRPGAFVLGSAPLAALHNMAEMKTSLFPYALQGPAGFKAPALGGLGAQLPLGTPHGISDILGRPVGAAGGGLLGGLPRLNGLASSAGVYFGPAAAVARGYPKPLAELPGRPPIFWPGVVQGSPWRDPRLAGPAQAGAGLDKDGKKKHSRPTFSGQQIFALEKTFEQTKYLAGPERARLAYSLGMTESQVKVWFQNRRTKWRKRHAAEMASAKKKQDSDAEKLKVGGSDAEDDDEYNRPLDPNSDDEKITRLLKKHKPSNLALVSPCGGGAGDAL, from the exons atGGACGCTAACCGCCCGGGCGCGTTCGTGCTGGGCAGTGCGCCGCTGGCCGCGCTGCACAACATGGCCGAGATGAAGACGTCGCTGTTCCCCTACGCGCTGCAGGGCCCCGCCGGCTTCAAGGCGCCCGCGCTGGGCGGCCTGGGCGCGCAGCTGCCGCTCGGCACCCCGCACGGCATCAGCGACATCCTGGGGCGGCCCGtgggcgcggcgggcggcggtCTCCTGGGCGGCCTGCCCCGCCTCAACGGGCTCGCCTCGTCCGCCGGCGTCTACTTCGGGCCCGCGGCCGCCGTGGCGCGCGGCTACCCCAAGCCGCTGGCCGAGCTGCCCGGGCGCCCGCCCATCTTCTGGCCCGGCGTGGTGCAGGGCTCGCCCTGGAGGGACCCGCGCCTGGCCGGCCCGG CGCAAGCCGGCGCGGGGCTGGACAAGGACGGCAAGAAGAAGCACTCGCGGCCGACTTTCTCGGGCCAGCAAATCTTCGCGCTGGAGAAGACTTTCGAGCAGACCAAGTACCTGGCGGGCCCGGAGCGCGCGCGGCTCGCCTACTCCCTGGGCATGACCGAGAGCCAGGTCAAG GTGTGGTTCCAGAACCGCCGGACCAAGTGGCGCAAGCGGCACGCGGCGGAGATGGCGTCGGCCAAGAAGAAGCAGGACTCGGACGCCGAGAAGCTGAAGGTGGGCGGCTCGGACGCGGAGGACGACGACGAGTACAACCGGCCCCTGGACCCCAACTCGGACGACGAGAAGATCACGCGGCTGCTCAAGAAGCACAAACCCTCGAACTTGGCGCTGGTCAGCCCgtgcggcggcggcgcgggggacGCCCTGTGA